From the genome of Camelus dromedarius isolate mCamDro1 chromosome 19, mCamDro1.pat, whole genome shotgun sequence, one region includes:
- the SLC17A4 gene encoding probable small intestine urate exporter, whose amino-acid sequence MNMSIAIPAMVNNTALPSLPNASTEKPPTESQDNWNETLKEFKVVAAMYDWSPEIQGIILSSLNFGSFLAPIPSVFLVELFGAKYLTGAGIFISSVLNLFIPLAADTGVTLLIVLRVIQGLVQVLALTCQYSIWARWAPPMERSQLTTIAQSGSVLGCFIIFLAGGHICQTIGWPYVFYIFGGTGCACSFLWILLIYDDPVNHPFISTSEKEYIIFSLAQEDSPPGWSLPIKDMLKSLPLWSILIFHFTDYWHFFLITMYTPIYINSVLQANIRDSGILSALPFASASIFIVLEGLLADFLLSRKILKLITIRKLFTTIGVLFPAALSVSLFWVRSSFSTTMVFLMLSSVIKSLIQSGAFVSFLDIAPRYSALLRGLTQIFSYMAGAISPTVAGFLIEQDSEFGWRNVFLLAAVVGISGLVFYLIFAQAEVQDWAKRRHSPTCEQI is encoded by the exons ATGAACATGAGCATTGCCATCCCAGCTATGGTGAACaacacagccctgcccagctTACCCAATGCCTCCACAGAAAAGCCACCCACTGAATCCCAGGATAACTGGAATGAAACTCTGAAGGAATTCAAGGTTGTG GCTGCTATGTATGACTGGAGTCCTGAAATCCAGGGAATCATCCTCAGCTCACTCAACTTTGGCTCATTCTTGGCTCCAATCCCTAGTGTCTTTCTGGTTGAACTATTTGGAGCTAAGTACTTGACTGGTGCTGGCATATTTATTTCCTCAGTCCTGAACCTCTTCATTCCACTAGCAGCTGATACTGGAGTGACTTTGCTCATTGTCCTACGGGTCATCCAAGGCCTCGTTCAG gttttggcattAACATGTCAGTATTCAATCTGGGCCAGATGGGCTCCTCCAATGGAAAGGAGTCAACTCACCACCATTGCTCAATCAG GGTCAGTGCTGGGCTGCTTCATCATCTTCCTTGCTGGTGGTCACATCTGCCAGACCATAGGATGGCCTTATGTCTTCTATATCTTCG GTGGAACTGGCTGCGCCTgttcttttctctggattcttctCATTTATGACGACCCCGTGAATCATCCGTTTATCAGCACTAGTGAGAAGGAATACATCATCTTTTCACTGGCTCAAGAG GATTCTCCACCAGGCTGGTCTCTTCCTATTAAGGATATGCTCAAATCCCTACCACTTTGGAGCATTCTCATCTTTCATTTCACTGATTACTGGCACTTTTTTCTCATTACAATGTACACACCAATATACATCAACTCTGTACTTCAAGCTAACATCAGAGAT AGTGGGATCCTGTCAGCACTGCCCTTTGCTTCTGCCTCTATCTTCATTGTCCTTGAAGGTCTATTGGCAGACTTTCTCCTCTCCAGAAAGATCCTCAAACTCATTACCATCAGGAAACTCTTCACCACCATAG gggTTCTCTTTCCAGCTGCACTCTCTGTGTCCCTTTTTTGGGTCAGATCCAGCTTCAGCACCACTATGGTCTTCTTGATGCTGTCTTCTGTCATCAAAAGCCTCATCCAATCAGGAGCCTTTGTCAGCTTCTTGGATATCGCGCCTCG gtACAGTGCCTTACTCAGGGGACTAACACAAATATTTTCGTACATGGCGGGAGCCATCTCTCCCACTGTTGCTGGATTTCTCATTGAGCAG GATTCAGAGTTTGGCTGGAGAAATGTCTTCTTGCTTGCAGCTGTTGTGGGCATATCAGGCCTGGTTTTCTACCTCATCTTTGCCCAAGCAGAGGTGCAGGACTGGGCTAAAAGAAGGCATTCACCCACTTGTGAGCAAATCTAG